One window of Ammospiza nelsoni isolate bAmmNel1 chromosome 12, bAmmNel1.pri, whole genome shotgun sequence genomic DNA carries:
- the MRGBP gene encoding MRG/MORF4L-binding protein gives MSEAEAGSAAAVEKPPLPAAGPGAAAAVAAAVAAAAAAAAGGPEPGAPAEEAAVVWSPEVEVCLFHAMLGHKPVGVNRHFHMICIRDKFSQNIGRQISSKVIWDHLSTMYDMQALHESEILPFPNIEKNFALPDEMIQEVREGKVMMEEEVKEEVLKEEMETHAGPEEVFAPSGSLGKTTEKPSSKEKEKTSSDPGSKEGSDKRKRNRVTEKVLNANSNPSSPSAAKRRRT, from the exons aTGAGCGAGGCGGAGGCCGGCTCGGCCGCCGCCGTGGAGAAGCCGCCGCTGCccgcggccgggcccggggcggccgcggcggtCGCTGCCGCCGTTGCGGCCGCtgcggccgcggcggcgggcgggccggAGCCCGGCGCGCCGGCGGAGGAGGCGGCGGTGGTGTGGAGCCCGGAGGTGGAGGTGTGCCTGTTCCACGCCATGCTGGGCCACAAGCCCGTAG GTGTGAATCGCCATTTCCACATGATTTGTATCCGGGATAAATTCAGCCAGAATATCGGACGGCAGATCTCATCCAAAGTGATCTGggaccatctcagcaccatgtATGATATGCAGGCTCTT cATGAATCTGAGATTCTTCCATTCCCTAATATAGAGAAGAATTTTGCTCTTCCTGACGAAATGATTCAAGAAGTGAGAGAAG GAAAAGTAATGATGGAAGAAGAAGTGAAAGAGGAAGTTTTAAAAGAAGAGATGGAAACGCATGCAGGTCCTGAAGAAG TTTTTGCACCCTCTGGAAGTTTaggaaaaacaacagaaaagccaagcagcaaagagaaagagaaaacttcATCAGATCCTGGCTCCAAAGAAGGGTCTGATAAGAGGAAGCGCAACAGAGTCACCGAGAAGGTTCTGAATGCCAACAGCAACCCCTCGAGTCCCAGCGCCGCCAAACGACGCAGGACGTAG